A part of Desulfomicrobium baculatum DSM 4028 genomic DNA contains:
- a CDS encoding Hpt domain-containing protein produces the protein MNKIEHENFLIWDKETMLERFLGDEHLAKEILTYFLEDLPLRIEGLKKSLNAKDMASAALHAHSVRGAAANMGADILQHLAKEMEVACNNNDVDNLNRNIKSLEEAAQDFLKEISMHEN, from the coding sequence ATGAACAAAATTGAGCACGAAAATTTTCTCATCTGGGACAAGGAAACCATGCTTGAAAGGTTCCTGGGCGATGAGCATCTGGCAAAGGAAATCCTTACATATTTTTTAGAAGACCTTCCCTTGCGGATAGAGGGATTAAAAAAAAGCCTGAACGCCAAAGACATGGCCTCTGCCGCGCTCCACGCTCACAGTGTCCGCGGCGCGGCTGCGAATATGGGCGCAGATATCTTACAGCATCTTGCCAAGGAAATGGAAGTTGCATGCAACAACAATGATGTGGATAATTTGAACAGAAATATTAAATCCTTGGAAGAGGCTGCTCAGGATTTTCTGAAAGAAATATCAATGCATGAAAATTGA
- a CDS encoding DUF3999 domain-containing protein, whose product MIFIVLLAVLVPFSALASSPMDFARGYLLETQEEFALQRLELPFEVYNASVRADLGDLRVFNAEGAEVPMHLRRSEARPVAAQEVPLHLFRVSSRSEGGQDYDVRLQVRTSDHGAVLETRMTSLPAGTDQALLLDASAGTEALAALRFELGASSSAFIRVDVRGSDDLFSWRTVGSGVLAFMEHQNGRILQNRIMLDGKRWKYYLVTGQADLSLLEAAFAEKISSDSGLTRRFAPLRGVRAGDGTYEYVLPPALPVDVLDLADVENAVLGVKVLVPSGDEWRSIGAGSLFRMNVDGQLLAGPGLALRGPHERFRIVMQGAPVPLRVGWLPHELVFMPQGAGPFTLAMGNPSIKRTPDMLAAMLEDNQIGAVRLGTATIAEPVVLGGEERLLQERSYTRFVLWTVLGLGVILLGFMAWQLIAALDHKK is encoded by the coding sequence ATGATTTTCATTGTGCTGCTCGCTGTATTAGTGCCTTTTTCCGCCCTGGCCTCCTCGCCCATGGATTTTGCCCGGGGCTATCTTCTTGAGACGCAGGAGGAGTTTGCCCTGCAACGCCTGGAGCTTCCTTTTGAAGTCTACAACGCCAGCGTGCGCGCCGATCTTGGAGATCTGCGCGTATTCAACGCCGAGGGCGCCGAGGTGCCCATGCACCTGCGCCGCAGTGAGGCAAGGCCGGTAGCGGCGCAAGAAGTCCCTCTGCATCTGTTTCGGGTCTCAAGCCGCTCCGAGGGCGGCCAGGATTACGACGTTCGCCTGCAGGTGCGCACCAGTGACCATGGTGCGGTTCTGGAAACCCGGATGACTTCGCTTCCTGCGGGAACAGATCAAGCCCTGCTGCTCGACGCTTCCGCCGGCACGGAAGCCCTCGCCGCGCTGCGTTTCGAACTGGGAGCCTCATCGTCAGCCTTTATCCGCGTCGACGTGCGGGGCAGCGACGACCTTTTTTCCTGGCGTACGGTCGGAAGCGGCGTGCTGGCCTTCATGGAACACCAGAATGGGCGCATCCTGCAGAACAGGATCATGCTGGATGGCAAGCGCTGGAAATATTATCTTGTGACGGGGCAGGCCGATCTTTCGCTTCTGGAAGCGGCCTTTGCAGAGAAGATCAGCAGTGATTCAGGCTTGACCCGCCGCTTCGCGCCTTTGCGCGGTGTGCGGGCCGGGGACGGTACGTATGAGTATGTTTTGCCGCCTGCCTTGCCGGTGGATGTGCTGGACCTGGCGGATGTGGAGAATGCGGTGCTCGGCGTGAAAGTGCTGGTGCCTTCGGGAGACGAATGGCGCAGCATCGGGGCGGGGTCGCTTTTTCGTATGAACGTCGACGGCCAGTTGCTGGCCGGTCCGGGTCTTGCGCTGCGCGGACCGCATGAGCGTTTTCGGATTGTGATGCAGGGTGCGCCGGTGCCTTTGCGCGTCGGGTGGCTGCCCCATGAGCTTGTCTTCATGCCGCAAGGGGCCGGGCCGTTCACGCTGGCCATGGGCAACCCCTCCATCAAGCGCACCCCGGACATGCTGGCGGCCATGCTTGAGGACAATCAGATCGGGGCAGTGCGGCTGGGCACCGCCACGATCGCTGAGCCGGTGGTCCTGGGCGGCGAGGAACGGCTGCTGCAGGAACGAAGTTACACCAGGTTTGTGCTGTGGACGGTTCTTGGCCTGGGGGTGATCCTGCTCGGGTTCATGGCATGGCAGTTGATCGCAGCCCTGGATCACAAAAAGTGA
- a CDS encoding DUF2339 domain-containing protein, whose amino-acid sequence MRIVLGILILLSFLGALDDWWRSPVLLVLPVLGVVCFVLASRIAAQDRKIRELEKLLRAQFREQKASADSSSMGAAAHAAATTASARSASGRQFAAPTVGEAIFGWNEGGDSGESFVFSAQEEATPAALSQSVREAKPAALEWIASAWSQARDWITGGNPVVKVGLVVLFFGVSFLLKYASDHSLLPVELRMTGAGMLGIALLGLGWRLRRSNPVYALLVQGGGVGVLYLTIFAAARFLEMIPPLWALILMCAVVVFSGILAVAQNAAALAVFGAAGGFLAPILLSTGQGSHVHLFGYYALLNLGVLGIAWYRTWRVLNLLGFVCTFGIGALWGARYYSPEYFPTTEPFLILFFLMYGLISILFARASSGLERIRLDSALVFGLPLAAFGLQMGLVRDMEMGAAFSCLGLALWYILPLKLFWKKSGCLGLLAEAHLALGVIFLSLAVPMALDASWTASTWALEGAGMIWLGLRQRRLITRIFGLLLQIGAALAFAASLSLWSFNLDSGHLLAGLFLGLGGFFSSWIYWNIPEARLSREEPLPLAMGLWGAAWWYGTWFFWAADQAHSELISLAAILAALGVWAALHRKITWPMPRYLAQFTVVLLLCCAMLWDRHPGADWGWIGWPLALLAQFAMLFALDEKWDERVRGWVHTLSALLVFVLALREAHWQAFHVIKNGSWADAAAAVTGVLLLIGIVFPRAAWPLRRHFVAYLRAGGALAAVLALWWAGACFASGNPRPLPYVPVLNPLDLTQALVLVTLAVWARKSMVYDVLRIRRTERLLPGILAAWAFVWMNVVVARTVHFLGDVPYAIDSMFRSDVLQAAYSVLWSMAAVGAMLFGRRRVLRQPWLAGAGLLAVVVGKLFLIDLDGRGTVARIVSFLGVGLLMLVVGYFCPLPPKGENS is encoded by the coding sequence GTGCGCATTGTTCTTGGCATCCTGATCCTGCTTTCCTTTCTCGGCGCTCTTGACGACTGGTGGCGCAGTCCGGTCCTGCTTGTTCTTCCGGTCCTGGGCGTGGTCTGCTTTGTCCTTGCGTCCCGGATTGCCGCGCAGGACAGAAAAATAAGGGAACTGGAAAAGCTGCTCCGTGCACAATTCCGGGAACAGAAGGCCTCGGCGGACAGCTCTTCCATGGGGGCCGCAGCACATGCCGCTGCGACGACTGCTTCCGCTCGGAGCGCAAGCGGGCGGCAATTTGCCGCCCCTACCGTTGGTGAGGCCATTTTCGGATGGAACGAAGGGGGGGATTCCGGCGAGAGCTTTGTTTTTTCAGCCCAGGAAGAGGCCACGCCCGCAGCCCTGTCGCAGTCGGTTCGCGAAGCGAAGCCTGCGGCTTTGGAGTGGATCGCCAGCGCCTGGTCGCAGGCCAGGGACTGGATCACCGGCGGAAATCCCGTGGTCAAGGTCGGGCTGGTGGTGCTTTTTTTCGGAGTGTCCTTTTTGCTCAAATACGCTTCCGATCACAGCCTGTTGCCGGTGGAACTGCGCATGACCGGGGCTGGAATGCTGGGCATCGCGCTGCTGGGTCTGGGCTGGCGACTGCGGCGCAGCAATCCCGTCTATGCCCTGCTGGTGCAGGGAGGCGGGGTGGGCGTGCTGTACCTGACCATTTTCGCGGCGGCCCGTTTTCTGGAGATGATCCCGCCGCTGTGGGCGCTGATCCTCATGTGCGCGGTGGTGGTTTTTTCCGGAATTCTGGCCGTGGCGCAGAATGCTGCGGCGCTGGCTGTTTTCGGCGCGGCGGGCGGATTTCTGGCCCCCATCCTGCTGTCCACGGGCCAGGGCAGCCATGTGCACCTGTTCGGCTATTACGCGCTTTTGAACCTGGGCGTGCTCGGCATCGCCTGGTACAGAACGTGGCGGGTGCTCAACCTGCTCGGGTTCGTCTGTACGTTCGGCATCGGGGCCTTGTGGGGCGCCCGGTATTACTCGCCGGAATATTTCCCGACCACCGAGCCCTTCCTGATCCTCTTTTTCCTCATGTACGGGCTCATCTCCATCCTCTTCGCCCGCGCAAGCAGCGGTTTGGAGCGCATCCGGCTCGACAGCGCCCTGGTCTTCGGCCTGCCTCTGGCGGCTTTCGGCCTGCAGATGGGGCTGGTTCGGGACATGGAAATGGGCGCGGCCTTCAGCTGTCTGGGGCTGGCGCTGTGGTACATTTTGCCCCTCAAGCTCTTTTGGAAGAAGAGCGGCTGTCTTGGGCTCCTGGCCGAGGCCCATCTCGCCCTGGGCGTGATTTTTCTCTCCCTGGCCGTGCCCATGGCCCTTGATGCGTCATGGACCGCTTCCACCTGGGCGCTGGAGGGGGCGGGAATGATCTGGCTTGGGCTGCGGCAAAGACGTCTCATCACCAGAATCTTCGGCTTGCTGTTGCAGATTGGCGCGGCGCTGGCCTTTGCGGCTTCGCTGTCCCTGTGGTCGTTTAATCTGGACAGTGGACATCTGCTGGCCGGGCTCTTTCTGGGTCTGGGGGGCTTTTTTTCGAGCTGGATCTACTGGAACATTCCTGAAGCGCGGCTGTCCCGCGAAGAACCGTTGCCGCTGGCCATGGGATTGTGGGGTGCCGCGTGGTGGTACGGAACCTGGTTTTTTTGGGCCGCGGACCAGGCTCATTCGGAACTGATTTCCCTGGCGGCGATCCTGGCCGCTCTTGGGGTCTGGGCTGCGCTGCACAGGAAGATCACGTGGCCCATGCCCCGCTATCTTGCGCAGTTCACGGTCGTGCTGCTGCTTTGCTGCGCCATGCTTTGGGACAGACATCCTGGTGCGGACTGGGGATGGATTGGCTGGCCGCTTGCCTTGCTGGCTCAGTTCGCGATGCTTTTTGCCCTGGATGAAAAGTGGGATGAGCGGGTGCGTGGATGGGTGCATACACTGAGCGCGCTCTTGGTCTTCGTGCTGGCCCTGCGTGAAGCGCATTGGCAGGCCTTCCACGTCATAAAAAACGGAAGCTGGGCCGATGCCGCCGCAGCCGTGACCGGGGTCCTGCTGCTCATCGGCATTGTTTTCCCGCGAGCCGCCTGGCCCCTGCGCCGGCATTTTGTCGCCTATCTTCGCGCCGGGGGCGCCCTGGCGGCAGTCCTTGCATTGTGGTGGGCCGGAGCCTGTTTCGCCAGCGGCAACCCTCGTCCCTTGCCCTATGTCCCGGTCCTGAACCCCCTTGATCTGACCCAGGCCCTGGTGCTTGTCACCCTGGCTGTGTGGGCGCGCAAGTCCATGGTGTACGACGTGCTGCGAATCCGCCGTACCGAGCGACTTCTGCCTGGCATTCTGGCGGCGTGGGCCTTTGTCTGGATGAACGTGGTCGTGGCCAGAACGGTTCATTTTCTGGGCGATGTGCCCTATGCGATAGATTCCATGTTCCGCTCCGACGTGCTGCAGGCCGCGTATTCGGTGCTCTGGTCCATGGCGGCGGTGGGGGCCATGCTCTTTGGTCGGCGACGCGTCCTGCGACAGCCCTGGCTGGCCGGGGCGGGGCTGCTGGCGGTTGTGGTCGGCAAGCTTTTTCTGATCGATCTGGACGGGCGCGGCACGGTGGCGCGTATTGTTTCGTTTCTGGGAGTGGGACTGCTCATGCTTGTAGTGGGCTATTTTTGTCCGCTGCCGCCCAAGGGGGAGAATTCATGA
- the hslU gene encoding ATP-dependent protease ATPase subunit HslU, with protein MNTLTPREIVSELDKYIVGQTQAKRMVAIALRNRWRRRQLDPELAEEIAPKNILMIGPTGVGKTEIARRLAKLAGSPFIKVEATKFTEVGYVGRDVESIIRDLMEIGVNLVRQEEEASVRIKAEVSAEERLLDLLLPTKPLESAGIDYIGPESQAEGSTREKLRQLWRAGKLDDRMVEVEVATGGGVQVMGVPGMEGMEMQMQDMFSKVFPKKKKTKKVAVKSAYDILIQSECERLIDMDKVHETARERVQESGIVFLDEIDKICGANSSGKADVSREGVQRDLLPIVEGSTVNTKYGMVRSDHILFIAAGAFHMSKPSDLVPELQGRFPLRVELSALTKEDFYRILTEPKNALTVQYKALLGTEKVEITYTDEALLEIARFAQKINEETENIGARRLYTIMEKIVSDLSFDAPDMEQATVTIDKDYVAKALLDVQEDRDLTRYIL; from the coding sequence ATGAATACCTTGACCCCACGTGAGATCGTGTCCGAACTGGACAAATACATTGTCGGCCAGACCCAGGCCAAGCGCATGGTGGCCATCGCCCTGAGAAACCGCTGGCGTCGTCGTCAGCTCGATCCCGAGCTGGCCGAGGAGATCGCGCCCAAGAACATTCTCATGATCGGCCCCACGGGCGTTGGCAAGACCGAGATCGCCCGCCGCCTGGCGAAACTTGCCGGTTCGCCCTTCATCAAGGTCGAGGCCACCAAGTTCACCGAAGTGGGCTATGTCGGCCGCGACGTGGAATCCATCATCCGCGACCTGATGGAGATCGGCGTCAACCTGGTCCGCCAGGAAGAAGAGGCCAGCGTGCGCATCAAGGCCGAGGTTTCGGCCGAAGAGCGCCTGCTGGACCTGCTGCTGCCTACCAAACCCCTGGAGTCGGCCGGAATCGATTATATCGGTCCCGAATCCCAGGCCGAAGGCTCCACCCGCGAGAAGCTTCGGCAGCTGTGGCGGGCGGGCAAGCTCGACGACCGCATGGTGGAGGTGGAGGTTGCCACCGGGGGCGGCGTGCAGGTCATGGGCGTTCCGGGCATGGAAGGCATGGAAATGCAGATGCAGGACATGTTCTCCAAGGTCTTTCCCAAGAAAAAGAAGACCAAGAAGGTGGCGGTGAAGAGCGCCTACGATATCCTCATCCAGTCCGAATGCGAGCGCCTCATCGATATGGACAAGGTGCACGAGACCGCCCGCGAAAGGGTGCAGGAATCAGGCATTGTCTTTCTGGACGAGATCGACAAGATCTGCGGCGCGAACAGCTCCGGCAAGGCCGACGTATCGCGCGAGGGCGTGCAGCGCGACCTCCTGCCCATCGTCGAAGGCAGCACCGTCAACACCAAATACGGCATGGTCCGCAGCGATCATATCCTCTTCATTGCCGCCGGGGCGTTCCACATGTCCAAGCCCTCGGACCTGGTGCCCGAGTTGCAGGGACGCTTCCCCTTGCGCGTGGAGCTTTCGGCCCTGACCAAGGAGGATTTTTACCGCATCCTGACCGAACCCAAAAACGCCCTGACCGTGCAGTACAAGGCGCTTCTTGGCACCGAAAAGGTCGAGATCACCTACACCGACGAGGCGCTGCTCGAAATCGCCCGCTTCGCCCAGAAGATCAACGAAGAGACCGAGAACATCGGCGCGCGCAGGCTCTATACCATCATGGAGAAAATCGTTTCTGACCTGTCCTTCGACGCTCCGGACATGGAACAGGCCACTGTGACCATCGACAAGGACTATGTGGCCAAGGCCCTGCTAGATGTGCAGGAAGACCGGGATCTTACGCGCTACATCCTGTAG
- a CDS encoding HDOD domain-containing protein has translation MSYIFVIPALLTLAALMYFYVSRKPQLEPIVGENHDPVKINLAADEQSAFNEWESVLIRALDHIYSGTQSSTGNQMTHVYEPPSALAQTAISNLVKAFDKVGTLHSSLAAIDNPDVSMKELGDLVTRDPLLSSRVLKTINSPFFRVATDVKSIHTAVNILGLNNLKNLIAFGVMPYSLYKNPEHQRMFKAIWQHMNSTAIAASYMARARQDLDSGTLYTAGLMHDIGKLVLILLVKDPDEDEVYPQSLDREYERLMATHIQAAQIMARSGGIPAQLRTLVLGHHLPALLPVSQLECDGQQAKSLTVLFLANQVAKLISPNGSLLDDVRKLDQLDPSFREIISKQEAREILLSPGLINDVMSNVRLVQATLN, from the coding sequence ATGTCATACATATTTGTCATACCTGCGCTGCTTACCCTTGCAGCGCTTATGTATTTTTATGTCTCGCGCAAGCCGCAGTTGGAACCCATTGTTGGAGAGAATCATGATCCCGTAAAGATAAATCTGGCCGCCGATGAACAAAGCGCGTTCAATGAATGGGAATCGGTCTTAATCCGCGCCTTGGATCACATCTACTCCGGCACGCAGTCCTCCACCGGCAACCAGATGACCCATGTCTACGAACCGCCATCCGCCCTGGCTCAAACCGCGATCTCGAATCTGGTCAAGGCTTTCGACAAGGTCGGCACACTGCACTCATCCTTGGCCGCCATCGACAACCCCGACGTCAGCATGAAGGAACTCGGGGATCTGGTCACCCGCGACCCACTGCTCTCTTCTCGCGTGCTGAAAACCATCAATTCCCCGTTTTTCCGCGTAGCCACGGATGTCAAATCCATCCACACCGCAGTGAACATCCTGGGCCTGAACAATCTGAAAAACCTCATCGCCTTTGGCGTCATGCCCTATTCACTATACAAGAATCCCGAGCACCAACGCATGTTCAAGGCCATTTGGCAGCATATGAACTCCACCGCCATTGCCGCCTCGTACATGGCCAGGGCCAGGCAGGATCTCGACAGCGGCACCTTGTACACGGCGGGACTGATGCACGACATCGGCAAGCTGGTGCTCATCCTGCTGGTCAAGGACCCCGACGAGGATGAAGTATATCCCCAAAGCCTGGACCGTGAATACGAGCGTCTCATGGCCACCCACATCCAGGCCGCCCAGATCATGGCCAGAAGCGGGGGCATCCCGGCTCAGCTGCGCACCCTGGTCCTTGGCCATCACCTTCCCGCGCTGCTGCCTGTCTCGCAACTCGAATGCGACGGGCAGCAGGCCAAGAGCCTGACCGTCCTTTTCCTGGCCAACCAGGTGGCCAAACTCATCTCACCCAACGGCTCCCTGCTCGACGACGTACGCAAACTCGATCAACTCGACCCCAGCTTCCGCGAGATCATATCAAAACAGGAAGCCCGGGAGATTCTGCTGAGTCCCGGGCTGATAAACGACGTGATGAGCAATGTGCGCCTGGTACAGGCGACCCTGAACTGA
- the argB gene encoding acetylglutamate kinase, whose translation MSQEALRAAFLLEALPYIREFYGQTIVIKYGGHAMKDEALRKSFALNIQLLRYIGVNPVIVHGGGPQIGNMLKQLGITSEFRQGLRVTDEATMDVVEMVLVGKVNKEIVNLINTQGGRAVGLSGKDGRMIWAQKLEMAVERADAPPEIIDLGKVGEVVAVDTSVISSLQAANFIPVIAPVGVDEEGNTYNINADSVASAVAVAVGAKKLILLTDVPGVLDKKGELISSMTLHQAVHALEQGVVTGGMIPKIKCCLEAVDGGVSKAHILDGRVENVILLEMFTQGGIGSEITSK comes from the coding sequence ATGTCACAAGAAGCTTTGAGAGCCGCCTTTCTTCTGGAGGCGCTGCCTTATATCCGCGAGTTTTACGGCCAGACCATCGTCATAAAATACGGCGGGCACGCCATGAAGGACGAAGCCCTGCGCAAGAGTTTCGCCCTGAACATCCAGCTGCTGCGCTATATCGGCGTCAACCCGGTCATCGTGCACGGCGGCGGGCCGCAGATCGGGAACATGCTCAAGCAGCTCGGCATTACCTCCGAGTTCCGCCAGGGCCTGCGCGTCACCGACGAGGCGACCATGGACGTGGTCGAGATGGTGCTGGTGGGCAAGGTCAACAAGGAGATCGTCAACCTCATCAATACCCAGGGCGGGCGGGCCGTGGGCCTGTCCGGCAAGGACGGGCGCATGATCTGGGCCCAGAAGCTGGAGATGGCCGTGGAGCGCGCCGACGCTCCGCCCGAGATCATCGATCTGGGCAAGGTCGGCGAGGTCGTGGCCGTGGACACTTCGGTCATCAGTTCCCTGCAGGCCGCCAATTTCATTCCGGTCATCGCCCCGGTGGGCGTGGACGAAGAGGGCAACACCTACAACATCAACGCCGACTCCGTGGCCAGCGCCGTGGCCGTGGCCGTGGGCGCCAAGAAGCTCATCCTGCTGACCGATGTGCCGGGCGTGCTGGACAAGAAGGGCGAGCTCATCTCCTCCATGACCCTGCATCAGGCCGTGCATGCCCTGGAGCAGGGTGTTGTCACCGGGGGCATGATCCCCAAGATCAAGTGCTGCCTCGAAGCAGTGGACGGCGGCGTGTCCAAGGCCCATATTCTGGATGGAAGGGTGGAAAACGTCATTCTGCTTGAGATGTTCACCCAGGGCGGCATCGGTTCGGAAATCACGAGCAAATAG
- the hslV gene encoding ATP-dependent protease subunit HslV translates to MQEMRGTTILAVKDDKGVSVAGDGQVTLGQAIAIKHGARKVRRLYRDRIVCGFAGSTADAFTLFEKFEAKLEEFGGNLVRSSVELAKDWRSDKYLRRLEAMLLVADAENILMLSGTGDVIEPDDGVAAIGSGGAYAMSAARALRRHTDLSAEDIVRKSMAIAAEICVYTNDHIIFETVTRNS, encoded by the coding sequence ATGCAGGAAATGCGCGGAACAACAATTCTGGCGGTCAAGGATGACAAAGGCGTCTCCGTGGCCGGTGACGGACAGGTCACCCTGGGCCAGGCCATCGCCATCAAGCACGGGGCCCGCAAGGTTCGGCGTCTGTACCGGGATCGCATCGTGTGCGGTTTTGCCGGGTCTACGGCCGACGCCTTTACGCTTTTTGAAAAATTTGAAGCAAAGCTTGAAGAATTCGGCGGAAACCTGGTCCGCTCCAGCGTCGAGCTGGCCAAGGACTGGAGGAGCGACAAGTATCTGCGCCGTCTGGAGGCCATGTTGTTGGTGGCCGACGCCGAGAACATCCTCATGCTCAGCGGCACCGGAGACGTCATCGAGCCCGACGACGGGGTGGCCGCCATCGGCTCCGGCGGGGCCTACGCCATGTCCGCGGCCCGGGCATTGCGCCGCCATACGGATCTGTCCGCCGAGGATATCGTGCGCAAGTCCATGGCCATCGCCGCCGAGATCTGCGTCTACACCAACGACCATATCATCTTTGAAACCGTGACCAGGAACTCCTGA
- a CDS encoding tyrosine-type recombinase/integrase, which yields MLAEGFDPAAVSKALEVEQSLNSRTFEEIAREWHSSRVHVWTPGHARRILRGLEKNIFTGLGLRSFRSMLAPELLVILRRIEARGAFETAHRELSTCGQIFRYGVANGYCDRDIATDLRGALKPVVHTHHPSIIGLRNSRALCVAKTLRFNLASFQHRDGKATVARSGQAFGQSLIHDHHSGADAYFPSLAPLQVIKGAVIHEEHGVTKGLRSGLKPVGSGQSVVIPDGLAVDPQRPLAILPADDQPGFNDIRKDQHPFADLGQFGSRWRARIELFQSQIDSLVNFSSGCGLGGPGKKRSAKKQDKKRHYQMYLTHVVSLLMNIDDHIACRASAGKVQNRTPIRTPAM from the coding sequence ATTCTAGCGGAAGGGTTTGATCCTGCAGCGGTCTCGAAAGCGCTTGAAGTCGAGCAATCTCTTAATTCGAGAACCTTCGAAGAAATCGCTCGTGAATGGCACTCCTCACGAGTCCATGTTTGGACTCCAGGGCATGCCAGGCGCATCTTGAGGGGCCTTGAAAAGAATATCTTCACAGGGCTCGGCCTTCGCTCTTTCCGATCCATGCTTGCCCCTGAACTCCTTGTGATCCTTCGCAGGATTGAAGCCAGGGGAGCTTTTGAAACCGCACACCGCGAACTAAGCACTTGCGGCCAGATCTTCCGATATGGCGTCGCTAATGGCTATTGTGACCGCGACATCGCGACGGATCTTCGCGGAGCTCTCAAGCCCGTTGTCCATACGCACCACCCAAGCATTATTGGACTTAGAAATTCACGCGCCTTGTGTGTCGCCAAAACACTCCGGTTCAACCTTGCCAGTTTTCAACACCGCGATGGCAAAGCTACAGTCGCTCGAAGTGGTCAGGCTTTTGGCCAATCCCTCATCCATGATCACCACAGTGGGGCCGACGCCTACTTCCCATCCCTGGCTCCTCTTCAGGTAATCAAGGGCGCTGTCATTCATGAGGAACATGGCGTAACCAAAGGTCTGCGCTCCGGCCTGAAGCCCGTAGGAAGCGGCCAGAGTGTTGTAATACCCGACGGTCTTGCCGTTGACCCGCAACGCCCCTTAGCCATACTGCCCGCCGACGATCAGCCCGGCTTTAACGACATCCGGAAAGACCAGCACCCCTTTGCTGACCTTGGCCAGTTCGGCAGCCGCTGGCGTGCTCGCATAGAGCTTTTCCAGAGCCAGATTGACAGCCTTGTCAATTTCAGCAGCGGTTGCGGCCTGGGCGGACCCGGAAAAAAACGATCAGCCAAGAAGCAAGACAAAAAAAGGCATTACCAGATGTACCTTACGCATGTTGTCTCCCTGTTGATGAATATTGACGACCACATTGCCTGTAGAGCCTCAGCCGGGAAAGTTCAAAACCGTACCCCGATACGCACGCCAGCCATGTAG
- a CDS encoding carbohydrate porin yields MMKTKTIARLATLILALIVPLQVQAMPYATPETWGGDLMSRPRLTGDWGGLRDAMAKNGVVLDLDTYWVPQTITSGGKDQESGSWGNGIATLNVDTQKAGLWPGGFLKVQTVSSFGDSIATDTGAMVPANISWMLPTLDEETGLQEFTYTQFLSQHLGVSLGKINSIAPTNVLHGDYTKGFLNAGLNLPLALAMVPLSAYGGTVLFLPNHDVTLAGMVLDASGTIDNDKLGDAFKDGVMALGSADLKVRPFELPGHQNLTFAWSNKTRISLVQDPSNIGRLLLQERFPRLGNPGSPLYHILERRAPELLVPAEPLNTEKETWAGVYSFEQFLWQPAGDPHRGIGVFFSAGVSDGKANPIKYSFSLGLVGKGVVPGRPMDDFGIGWARTEFSDDFVPFLRDRFNLGLDHEDAIEVYYNVSVTPWLNVSPNFQFISPALDKTLDSSGNFKNLDDIYMAGVRIGVRF; encoded by the coding sequence ATGATGAAAACAAAAACTATTGCCAGGTTGGCGACCCTGATCCTCGCGTTGATCGTGCCGCTCCAGGTGCAGGCAATGCCCTATGCCACCCCCGAGACCTGGGGGGGAGACCTTATGTCGCGTCCCCGCCTCACCGGAGACTGGGGGGGACTTAGGGACGCCATGGCCAAAAATGGAGTGGTGCTCGACCTGGACACCTATTGGGTGCCGCAGACCATCACCAGCGGAGGGAAAGACCAGGAGAGCGGGTCCTGGGGCAACGGGATAGCCACCCTCAACGTGGATACGCAAAAAGCGGGGCTTTGGCCGGGTGGATTCCTGAAAGTCCAGACCGTCAGCAGCTTCGGCGACAGCATCGCAACCGATACGGGTGCCATGGTCCCGGCCAATATATCCTGGATGCTGCCCACCCTTGATGAGGAGACCGGCCTGCAGGAATTCACTTACACGCAGTTCCTCAGCCAGCATTTAGGGGTGTCACTGGGTAAGATCAACTCCATCGCGCCGACCAATGTGCTCCACGGCGACTACACCAAAGGATTCCTGAACGCGGGGCTGAACCTGCCGCTGGCCTTGGCCATGGTGCCGCTTTCGGCCTATGGCGGAACCGTCCTCTTTCTGCCCAACCACGATGTCACTCTGGCAGGCATGGTCCTGGACGCGAGCGGCACCATCGATAACGACAAGCTGGGCGATGCCTTCAAGGACGGCGTGATGGCCCTGGGCAGTGCGGATCTGAAGGTCAGGCCGTTCGAACTCCCCGGTCATCAGAATCTGACGTTCGCCTGGAGCAACAAGACCCGCATTTCTCTTGTCCAGGACCCGTCCAACATTGGGCGTCTGCTCCTGCAGGAACGCTTTCCGCGGCTTGGGAACCCGGGATCGCCCCTCTACCATATCCTTGAAAGGCGTGCTCCCGAGCTGCTGGTTCCGGCCGAGCCTCTGAACACGGAGAAGGAAACCTGGGCGGGCGTCTACAGCTTCGAGCAATTTCTCTGGCAACCCGCGGGCGATCCGCACCGCGGCATTGGAGTCTTTTTCAGCGCCGGCGTAAGTGACGGCAAGGCCAATCCGATCAAATACAGCTTTTCCCTGGGATTGGTCGGCAAGGGCGTCGTGCCGGGCCGGCCAATGGACGATTTCGGGATCGGGTGGGCGCGCACGGAGTTCAGCGACGACTTTGTGCCCTTCCTGCGTGACAGGTTTAACCTCGGTCTTGATCACGAAGATGCGATCGAGGTCTACTACAATGTTTCGGTAACGCCCTGGCTCAACGTCAGTCCGAACTTCCAGTTCATTTCTCCGGCCCTGGACAAGACGTTGGATTCGAGCGGAAATTTCAAAAATCTGGATGATATCTACATGGCTGGCGTGCGTATCGGGGTACGGTTTTGA